A part of Tardiphaga sp. vice304 genomic DNA contains:
- a CDS encoding DMT family transporter has protein sequence MNILKAVSLKIASTLAFALMGAQARYLGSTLPVGEIVFARGLFALIPIVLFFGWRGQLRGALKTERRKAHLVRGAFSVVGTFCTFGALARLPIADVTAIAFIAPLITVVFAAVILKEHVHAYRWSAVGVGFCGVILMLSPYFGNHAALTTSMMIGLSLALLNAVSSGGATIQIRRLTATESSAAIVIFMTLTVMAVSLLTAPFGWRMPATGPEIGLLIGIGIAGGLGQMLFTESYRFAPASFLAPFDYTAMLWAFLLGFWMFGEVPTPYVVGGAVIVAAAGIFVILRERHLGLKRLRDTPMSPISTMADDEIDPDAPVNRPLKTIREVA, from the coding sequence ATGAACATCCTCAAGGCCGTGTCGCTGAAGATTGCCAGCACGCTGGCCTTTGCGCTGATGGGCGCGCAGGCCCGCTATCTTGGCTCGACGCTGCCGGTCGGCGAGATCGTGTTCGCCCGCGGCCTGTTCGCGCTGATCCCGATCGTGCTGTTCTTCGGCTGGCGTGGCCAGTTGCGCGGCGCCCTGAAAACCGAACGGCGCAAGGCGCATCTGGTGCGCGGCGCCTTCAGCGTGGTCGGCACGTTCTGCACCTTCGGCGCGCTGGCGCGGCTGCCGATCGCCGACGTCACCGCGATCGCCTTCATCGCGCCGCTGATCACCGTGGTGTTCGCGGCGGTGATCCTGAAGGAGCACGTCCACGCCTATCGCTGGTCGGCAGTCGGCGTCGGCTTCTGCGGCGTGATCCTGATGCTGTCGCCGTATTTCGGCAACCATGCCGCGTTGACGACATCGATGATGATCGGGCTGTCGCTGGCGCTGCTCAATGCCGTGTCGTCCGGCGGCGCGACGATTCAGATCAGGCGCCTGACCGCGACGGAATCCTCCGCCGCGATCGTGATCTTCATGACGCTGACGGTGATGGCGGTATCGCTGCTGACGGCGCCGTTCGGCTGGCGGATGCCAGCCACGGGCCCGGAGATCGGATTGCTAATCGGCATCGGCATCGCCGGCGGGCTTGGCCAGATGCTGTTCACCGAGAGCTATCGCTTCGCCCCGGCCTCGTTCCTGGCACCGTTCGATTACACCGCGATGCTGTGGGCGTTCCTGCTGGGGTTCTGGATGTTCGGCGAGGTGCCGACACCCTACGTCGTCGGTGGCGCGGTGATCGTGGCCGCAGCCGGCATTTTCGTCATCCTGCGCGAGCGCCATCTCGGCCTGAAGCGGCTGCGCGACACGCCGATGTCGCCGATCTCCACGATGGCCGACGACGAAATCGACCCGGACGCGCCGGTGAACCGACCGTTGAAGACGATCCGCGAAGTCGCCTGA
- a CDS encoding sugar kinase, with protein MQALFIGQTYIDVTFITDHMPTGDEKHVASDYAVSFGGNAVTAAFCCAKLGIVPDLIATVANDWLGRMFMDMSAKYAIEIHPRKVASSSLSFIMPKDGKRAIVRCRDDEHIHPFPLLNLGKCRALHVDGHQPDAAIHYAKLCREAGILTSLDGGGMRTNTHELLEFIDVAIVAERLCEQMDLTPERMLDYLKSRGCRVGGITQGERGLLWYDESGTVRTLPALSIPRDRVIDTNGAGDVFHGAYVYSYLANPGQSWAEHFDFARAASTYKIQRLGNEAGLPTLPDIAAVRQEFAAAV; from the coding sequence ATGCAGGCGCTCTTCATCGGCCAGACCTATATCGACGTCACTTTCATCACCGACCATATGCCGACCGGCGACGAGAAGCACGTGGCATCCGACTATGCAGTGTCGTTTGGCGGCAATGCCGTCACCGCCGCGTTCTGCTGCGCCAAGCTCGGCATCGTGCCCGACCTGATCGCCACCGTGGCCAATGACTGGCTCGGCCGCATGTTCATGGACATGAGCGCGAAATATGCCATCGAGATTCACCCGCGCAAGGTCGCCAGCTCGTCACTGTCGTTCATTATGCCGAAGGATGGCAAACGCGCTATCGTGCGCTGCCGCGACGACGAACATATCCATCCGTTTCCGCTGCTCAACCTCGGCAAATGCCGCGCGCTGCATGTCGACGGCCACCAGCCCGACGCAGCGATTCATTACGCCAAGCTGTGCCGCGAGGCTGGCATTTTGACGTCGCTGGATGGCGGCGGCATGCGCACCAATACCCATGAGCTGCTGGAATTCATCGACGTCGCGATCGTCGCCGAGCGGTTGTGCGAACAGATGGACCTCACGCCGGAGCGAATGCTGGACTATTTGAAGAGCCGCGGCTGCCGCGTCGGCGGCATCACCCAGGGCGAGCGCGGACTGCTGTGGTACGACGAGAGCGGCACGGTGCGCACGCTGCCGGCGCTATCGATCCCACGCGACCGCGTGATCGATACCAACGGCGCCGGCGACGTATTTCATGGCGCCTATGTGTATTCCTATCTCGCCAATCCCGGCCAGAGCTGGGCCGAGCACTTCGACTTCGCGCGCGCGGCTTCGACCTACAAGATCCAGCGGCTCGGCAACGAAGCCGGCCTGCCGACGCTGCCGGATATCGCCGCCGTCAGGCAGGAATTCGCCGCGGCGGTGTAG
- a CDS encoding c-type cytochrome, translating to MKRSIIVLGAMLLGASAVMAQQDIVKDRQATMKANGRALGGTLSAMAKGDKPYDQAAVDAALVVLDDTAKKLPALFPESTKGMKAEGDYSTSPKLWEDKAGFDAKVASFTKVVTEAKAKIKDLDSLKANVGGIGKECGSCHEAFRLKI from the coding sequence ATGAAACGCTCGATCATCGTTCTCGGGGCTATGTTGCTGGGTGCCAGCGCCGTCATGGCGCAGCAGGATATCGTCAAGGATCGTCAGGCCACGATGAAGGCCAACGGCCGCGCGCTCGGCGGCACGCTCAGCGCCATGGCCAAGGGCGACAAGCCCTACGACCAGGCCGCGGTCGACGCCGCGCTCGTCGTGCTGGACGATACCGCCAAGAAGCTCCCGGCGCTGTTTCCGGAAAGCACCAAGGGCATGAAGGCGGAAGGCGACTACAGCACCTCGCCGAAGCTGTGGGAAGACAAGGCCGGCTTCGACGCCAAGGTCGCGAGCTTCACCAAGGTCGTCACCGAAGCCAAGGCCAAGATCAAGGATCTCGACAGCCTGAAGGCGAATGTCGGCGGCATCGGCAAGGAATGCGGCAGCTGCCACGAGGCGTTCCGGCTGAAGATCTGA
- a CDS encoding CHRD domain-containing protein — MFATLALTTIAISAPAFADKMKATLNSASEVPANTSTGTGTADIDFDPATKKLTWKLSYSGLTGPATMAHFHGPAEPGKNAGVAVPIAPATSPSEGSVTLTDAQAADLVAGKYYVNVHTEANKGGEIRGQVTK; from the coding sequence ATGTTCGCCACGCTCGCGCTGACGACCATCGCGATATCCGCACCGGCCTTTGCCGACAAAATGAAAGCCACGCTGAACAGCGCCAGCGAGGTGCCGGCCAATACCAGCACCGGTACTGGCACCGCCGACATCGATTTCGACCCGGCCACCAAGAAGCTGACCTGGAAGCTGAGCTATTCGGGCCTGACCGGTCCGGCGACGATGGCGCATTTTCATGGCCCCGCCGAGCCCGGCAAGAACGCCGGCGTCGCGGTGCCGATCGCGCCCGCCACCAGCCCGAGCGAAGGCAGCGTGACGCTGACAGACGCACAGGCCGCCGACCTCGTCGCCGGCAAGTACTACGTCAACGTGCACACCGAGGCCAACAAAGGCGGCGAGATCCGCGGCCAGGTGACGAAGTAA
- a CDS encoding IlvD/Edd family dehydratase, which translates to MADGLRKGLTSYGDAGFSLFLRKAFIKAMGYSDDALDRPIVGITNTHSDYNPCHGNVPQIIEAAKRGVMLAGALPMVFPTISIGESFAHPTSMYLRNLMAMDTEEMIRAQPMDAVIVIGGCDKTLPAQIMAALSVDLPTVVIPVGPMVVGHHKGEVLGACTDCRRMWGKFRAGEIDQQEIDAVNARLAPSVGTCMVMGTASTMACITEAMGLSLPMSATIPAPHAERFRSAEASGRVAAELAKNKGPKPSEVLTPASFRNAQVVLQAIGGSTNGLIHLTAMANRSVHRIDLAAFDELSREVPVLIDLKPSGDHYMEHFHHAGGVPKLMAQLGDLIDLDASTVSGAILREIVAQAEDVPGQNVIRSRDNPIKPEGAMAVLHGNLAPRGAVIKHSAASPKLLQHTGRAVVFESVEDMTLRCDSADLDVTADDVLVLRNAGPKGAPGMPEAGYLPIPMKLARAGVKDMVRISDARMSGTAFGTIVLHITPESAVGGPLALVQNGDLIRLDVAARRIDLLIDDAEMAKRQAALPAAVTPDWAKRGYAQLFYNTILQADDGCDFDFMTREGKSEG; encoded by the coding sequence ATGGCCGATGGATTGCGCAAGGGTCTCACCAGCTATGGTGATGCAGGTTTCTCTCTGTTCCTGCGCAAGGCCTTCATCAAGGCGATGGGCTATTCCGACGACGCGCTGGATCGCCCGATCGTCGGCATCACCAACACCCACAGCGACTACAATCCCTGCCATGGCAACGTCCCGCAGATTATCGAAGCTGCCAAGCGCGGCGTGATGCTCGCCGGCGCGCTGCCGATGGTGTTCCCGACCATCTCGATCGGCGAAAGTTTCGCGCATCCGACCTCGATGTATCTGCGCAACCTGATGGCGATGGACACCGAGGAGATGATTCGCGCCCAGCCGATGGATGCGGTGATCGTGATCGGCGGCTGCGACAAGACGCTGCCGGCGCAGATCATGGCAGCGCTCTCCGTCGATCTGCCGACGGTGGTGATCCCGGTGGGACCGATGGTGGTCGGCCATCACAAGGGCGAGGTGCTGGGCGCCTGTACCGACTGCCGTCGGATGTGGGGCAAGTTCCGCGCCGGAGAGATCGACCAGCAGGAGATCGATGCGGTGAATGCGCGGCTGGCGCCCTCGGTCGGCACCTGCATGGTGATGGGCACGGCCTCGACGATGGCCTGCATTACCGAGGCGATGGGGCTGTCGCTGCCGATGAGCGCCACCATTCCCGCGCCGCATGCCGAGCGGTTTCGTTCGGCGGAAGCCAGCGGCCGGGTCGCGGCGGAACTCGCGAAAAACAAGGGGCCGAAGCCGAGCGAGGTGCTGACGCCGGCTTCGTTCCGCAATGCGCAGGTCGTGCTGCAGGCGATCGGCGGTTCCACCAACGGGCTGATCCACCTCACCGCGATGGCCAACCGCTCGGTGCACCGCATCGACCTCGCCGCCTTCGACGAACTCAGCCGCGAAGTGCCCGTCCTGATCGATCTCAAACCGTCGGGCGATCACTACATGGAGCATTTTCATCACGCCGGCGGCGTGCCGAAGCTGATGGCGCAGCTTGGCGATCTGATCGATCTCGACGCCAGCACGGTGTCAGGCGCGATCTTGCGCGAGATCGTGGCGCAGGCGGAGGATGTGCCGGGACAGAACGTCATCCGTTCGCGCGACAATCCGATCAAGCCGGAAGGCGCGATGGCGGTGCTGCACGGCAACCTCGCGCCGCGCGGCGCGGTCATCAAGCATTCGGCGGCGTCGCCGAAACTATTGCAGCACACCGGGCGCGCCGTGGTGTTTGAATCCGTGGAAGACATGACGCTGCGCTGTGACAGCGCCGATCTCGACGTCACGGCCGACGACGTGCTGGTGCTGCGCAACGCCGGGCCGAAGGGCGCGCCGGGCATGCCGGAGGCGGGCTACCTGCCGATCCCGATGAAGCTGGCGCGGGCAGGGGTCAAGGACATGGTGCGGATTTCGGACGCGCGGATGAGCGGCACCGCGTTCGGCACCATCGTGCTGCACATCACGCCGGAGAGCGCGGTCGGCGGGCCACTGGCGCTGGTCCAGAATGGCGATTTGATCCGGCTGGATGTCGCCGCGCGCCGCATCGATCTGTTGATCGACGACGCCGAGATGGCGAAGCGCCAGGCCGCGCTGCCGGCGGCGGTAACACCGGACTGGGCGAAGCGCGGCTACGCGCAGCTATTTTACAACACGATCCTGCAGGCCGACGATGGCTGCGATTTCGACTTCATGACGCGGGAAGGGAAGAGCGAGGGCTAG
- a CDS encoding c-type cytochrome, protein MLKRIFAVAAAAIAIGLALFWWLTIPATVAASALGSYTPDPAKGQAVFYAGGCASCHATPAQPDRLRLGGGLPIGSPFGTFHVPNISSDPQDGIGNWSEAQFVTAMQKGTSPDGAHYFPAFPYAAYQHAKVEDIRDLFAYLKTLAPVAGRAQPHTVPFPFNIRRNIGVWKLLFLDADRRIADAARSPQWNRGSYLVNALGHCAECHSPRNALGGIVAKQRFAGGPNTEGEGWVPNITQKGLADWSEKDIAYLLETGQTPEGDTVGGSMAPVIRNTSKLSAEDRLAMATYLKSLPAVEGPPRPKKKG, encoded by the coding sequence GTGCTGAAACGGATTTTCGCAGTTGCGGCAGCCGCCATCGCGATCGGCCTTGCGCTGTTCTGGTGGCTGACGATTCCCGCCACCGTCGCCGCCAGCGCGCTGGGGTCGTACACGCCGGATCCCGCCAAGGGCCAGGCCGTGTTCTACGCCGGCGGCTGTGCATCGTGTCACGCCACGCCGGCGCAGCCCGACCGGCTGCGGCTCGGCGGCGGCCTGCCGATCGGCTCGCCATTCGGCACCTTTCACGTGCCGAACATTTCGTCGGATCCGCAAGACGGCATAGGGAACTGGAGCGAGGCGCAGTTCGTGACGGCGATGCAGAAGGGCACCTCGCCGGACGGCGCGCACTACTTCCCGGCGTTTCCCTACGCCGCCTATCAGCACGCCAAAGTCGAGGACATCCGCGACCTGTTTGCCTACCTCAAGACATTGGCCCCGGTCGCCGGCCGTGCGCAGCCGCATACCGTTCCGTTCCCGTTCAACATCCGCCGCAATATCGGCGTCTGGAAGCTGCTGTTCCTCGACGCCGATCGCCGGATTGCGGACGCCGCGCGCAGTCCGCAGTGGAACCGGGGCTCCTATCTGGTCAATGCGCTCGGCCACTGCGCGGAGTGCCACAGCCCGCGCAACGCGCTGGGCGGCATCGTCGCGAAGCAGCGCTTTGCCGGCGGTCCCAATACCGAGGGCGAAGGCTGGGTGCCGAACATCACCCAGAAGGGCCTCGCCGACTGGAGCGAGAAGGACATCGCCTACCTCCTGGAAACCGGCCAGACGCCGGAAGGCGACACCGTCGGTGGCTCGATGGCCCCGGTGATCCGCAACACCTCGAAGCTTTCGGCCGAAGATCGCCTGGCGATGGCGACCTACCTGAAGTCGCTGCCGGCCGTGGAAGGGCCGCCCCGGCCGAAGAAGAAGGGGTAG
- a CDS encoding NAD-dependent epimerase/dehydratase family protein, which translates to MPRILMTGASGGIGTRLRELLPKIYPDLVLSDLTEPANLSSNETFKQADLADLAAVESICEGVDGILHFGGFSVEGPWDTILQANIIGTYNLFESARRQGVKRVVFASSNHTMGFYPRHSRIGTDVTPRPDSRYGVSKVFGEAVGALYADKHGLGVTCLRIGNFGDRPLDQRRLSIFLTPEDLVQLCQIGLEHPGIHFEVFYGASYNERAWWDNSRAYEFGYRPSGRAEDFREHATAEQAKLPADPVGDFYQGGAFCSTEFDGDASRVWKP; encoded by the coding sequence ATGCCAAGGATTTTGATGACGGGCGCGTCGGGCGGCATCGGCACGCGGCTGCGCGAGTTGCTGCCGAAGATCTATCCGGATCTGGTGCTCAGCGACCTCACCGAGCCCGCCAACTTGTCATCTAACGAGACCTTCAAACAGGCCGATCTTGCCGACCTCGCGGCCGTGGAATCAATCTGCGAAGGCGTCGACGGCATCCTGCATTTCGGTGGCTTCTCGGTCGAGGGCCCGTGGGACACCATCCTGCAGGCCAATATCATCGGCACCTATAATCTGTTCGAATCCGCGCGAAGACAGGGTGTCAAGCGCGTGGTGTTCGCATCGTCGAACCACACGATGGGCTTCTATCCGCGCCATAGCCGGATCGGCACCGACGTCACGCCGCGGCCGGACAGCCGCTACGGCGTCAGCAAGGTGTTCGGCGAAGCCGTCGGCGCGCTCTATGCGGACAAGCATGGATTGGGCGTGACCTGCCTGCGGATCGGCAATTTCGGCGATCGACCGCTCGATCAGCGCCGGCTATCGATCTTCCTGACGCCGGAGGATCTGGTGCAGCTGTGCCAGATCGGGCTGGAACATCCCGGTATCCATTTCGAGGTATTTTACGGCGCTTCCTACAATGAGCGGGCCTGGTGGGATAATTCCCGCGCCTATGAATTCGGCTATCGTCCATCCGGCCGCGCCGAAGACTTTCGGGAGCACGCGACGGCGGAGCAGGCGAAGCTGCCCGCCGATCCGGTCGGCGATTTCTATCAGGGCGGGGCGTTCTGCAGCACCGAATTCGACGGCGACGCCAGCCGCGTCTGGAAGCCGTAG
- a CDS encoding Glu/Leu/Phe/Val family dehydrogenase, with protein sequence MTVYSGPVFEMAVNQFGVIADHLEIPLDERDRLLLPKRAIVVSCPIHRDDGTVAVYEGYRVQHHLTLGPTKGGTRFARSVDLGEVAALAIWMSWKCALVGLPYGGAKGGIAVDPSAISRRELEALSRRYMQEMIPFVGPHTDVMAPDMGTNEQVMAWFMDTYSMYQGRTVTEIVTGKPVASGGTLGRREATGRGVAHLARRVLRELAIDLDGATAVIQGFGNVGSYAALELHRFGLKIIAVSDHTGALYNHSGLDIAALMRHTAAHGSLKGYSSELQYDPADIFTLPCDVLVPAAMERAIDGPMAEKLRCRVLAEGANGPTTPEADLVLEKRQDEIFLLPDILCNSGGVVVSYFEWVQDLQQLFWEEEEVMRREYQILDRAFDAMVMRARVDCIPHRTAAMAIGVEKVRAAKNTRGLFP encoded by the coding sequence ATGACGGTTTATTCCGGCCCGGTTTTCGAGATGGCGGTCAACCAGTTCGGCGTCATCGCCGACCATCTGGAGATTCCGCTGGACGAGCGCGACCGGCTGTTGCTGCCGAAGCGGGCCATCGTTGTGTCGTGCCCGATCCACCGCGACGATGGCACCGTCGCTGTCTATGAAGGATACCGGGTGCAGCACCACCTGACGCTGGGCCCCACCAAGGGCGGCACGCGCTTTGCCAGAAGCGTCGATCTCGGCGAGGTTGCGGCATTGGCGATCTGGATGAGCTGGAAATGCGCGCTTGTCGGTCTGCCCTATGGCGGCGCCAAGGGCGGCATTGCAGTCGATCCCTCCGCGATCTCCAGGCGTGAGCTGGAAGCGCTGTCACGGCGCTATATGCAGGAGATGATCCCGTTCGTCGGCCCGCACACCGACGTGATGGCGCCGGACATGGGCACCAACGAGCAAGTGATGGCCTGGTTCATGGACACCTATTCGATGTATCAGGGCCGCACCGTGACCGAGATCGTCACCGGCAAGCCGGTGGCATCCGGCGGCACGCTGGGGCGGCGCGAAGCTACCGGGCGCGGCGTCGCGCATCTCGCCCGGCGCGTGCTCAGGGAGCTGGCGATCGATCTAGACGGCGCCACCGCCGTGATTCAGGGATTCGGCAATGTCGGCTCCTATGCCGCGCTGGAGCTGCATCGCTTTGGTCTGAAGATCATCGCCGTCAGCGACCACACCGGCGCACTGTACAACCATTCCGGGCTCGATATCGCCGCCTTGATGCGCCACACCGCGGCACATGGCAGCCTCAAGGGCTATTCCAGCGAGCTGCAATACGACCCTGCCGACATCTTCACGCTGCCCTGCGACGTGTTGGTACCGGCCGCGATGGAGCGCGCCATCGATGGGCCGATGGCCGAGAAGTTGCGCTGCCGGGTGCTGGCGGAGGGCGCCAACGGCCCGACCACGCCGGAGGCCGATCTGGTGCTGGAGAAACGTCAGGACGAGATTTTCCTGCTGCCCGATATTCTCTGCAACTCAGGAGGCGTGGTCGTCAGCTATTTCGAATGGGTGCAGGACCTGCAGCAATTGTTCTGGGAGGAAGAGGAGGTGATGCGGCGGGAATATCAGATCCTCGACCGCGCCTTCGACGCGATGGTGATGCGAGCCCGGGTCGACTGCATCCCGCACCGGACCGCCGCGATGGCGATCGGCGTCGAGAAGGTGCGCGCCGCCAAGAATACGCGCGGACTGTTTCCGTGA
- a CDS encoding aldehyde dehydrogenase family protein — MVNRLQFYIDGAWVDPVVPKTTDVINPATEDALYQISLGSKADVDKAVIAARRAFETFSVTTREERIALFEKIIAAYKARMKDIAVAVSDEMGAPLPMAEKLQAGAGLGHLVATLDVLKTYKFDEMHNAAMITREAIGVVGMITPWNWPLNQIACKVAPALAAGCTMILKPSEFTPSSALIFAEILHEAGVPKGVFNVINGMGTDVGVAMSEHPDIDMISFTGSTRAGIDVAKRAANTVKRVSQELGGKSPNVILDGADFVKAVTGGVAHMFNNSGQSCNAPSRMIVPQAKMKEIAAIAKAQADKTKAGDPRADGTVIGPVVNRGQWEKIQGLIQKGIEEGATLVAGGPGLPEGVNKGFYVRPTIFADVTENMTIAREEIFGPVLVIMGAKDESEALRIANDTPYGLAGYVSADTIEHARSFGRKIRAGNVNLQGAPNDRTAPFGGYKQSGNGREWGKYGLEDFLEVKAIAGYDAA; from the coding sequence ATGGTCAACCGCCTGCAGTTCTACATCGACGGCGCCTGGGTCGACCCCGTCGTCCCGAAGACGACCGATGTCATCAATCCGGCGACCGAAGACGCGCTGTACCAGATTTCGCTGGGCTCCAAGGCCGACGTCGACAAGGCGGTGATCGCCGCGCGTCGTGCTTTCGAGACGTTCTCCGTCACCACCCGCGAGGAGCGCATCGCGCTGTTCGAGAAGATCATCGCTGCCTACAAGGCGCGCATGAAGGACATCGCGGTCGCGGTCTCCGACGAGATGGGCGCGCCGCTGCCGATGGCCGAGAAACTCCAGGCCGGCGCCGGCCTCGGCCATCTGGTCGCCACGCTCGACGTGCTGAAGACCTACAAGTTCGACGAGATGCACAATGCCGCGATGATCACCCGCGAGGCGATCGGCGTCGTCGGCATGATCACGCCGTGGAACTGGCCGCTGAACCAGATCGCCTGCAAGGTCGCGCCCGCACTCGCCGCCGGCTGCACCATGATCCTGAAGCCGTCGGAATTCACCCCGTCCTCGGCGCTGATCTTCGCGGAAATCCTGCATGAAGCGGGCGTGCCGAAGGGCGTGTTCAATGTCATCAACGGCATGGGCACCGACGTCGGCGTGGCAATGTCCGAGCATCCCGACATCGACATGATTTCGTTCACCGGCTCGACCCGCGCCGGCATCGACGTCGCCAAGCGTGCTGCCAACACCGTCAAGCGCGTCAGCCAGGAACTCGGCGGCAAGTCTCCGAACGTGATCCTCGATGGCGCCGACTTCGTGAAGGCCGTCACCGGCGGCGTCGCGCACATGTTCAACAACTCCGGACAGTCCTGCAACGCGCCGTCGCGGATGATCGTGCCGCAGGCCAAGATGAAAGAGATCGCGGCCATCGCCAAGGCGCAGGCCGACAAGACCAAAGCCGGCGATCCCCGTGCCGACGGCACCGTGATCGGCCCGGTGGTCAATCGCGGCCAGTGGGAGAAGATCCAGGGCCTGATCCAGAAGGGCATCGAGGAAGGCGCCACGCTGGTCGCCGGCGGCCCCGGCCTGCCGGAAGGCGTCAACAAGGGTTTTTACGTCCGCCCGACCATTTTTGCGGATGTCACTGAAAACATGACCATCGCGCGCGAGGAGATCTTCGGGCCGGTGCTGGTGATCATGGGCGCCAAGGACGAGTCCGAGGCGCTGCGCATCGCCAACGACACGCCCTATGGTCTGGCCGGCTACGTTTCCGCCGACACCATCGAGCATGCCCGCAGCTTCGGCCGCAAGATCCGCGCCGGCAACGTCAACCTGCAGGGCGCCCCCAACGACCGCACCGCGCCGTTCGGCGGCTACAAGCAGTCCGGCAATGGCCGCGAATGGGGCAAATACGGCCTCGAGGACTTCCTCGAGGTCAAGGCGATTGCCGGCTACGACGCCGCGTAA
- a CDS encoding SMP-30/gluconolactonase/LRE family protein → MSDIKPCRGWQPASYYPDPAIQAVDPRFEKYWIKLAAIERIATGLRWAEGPVWVGDGRYLLCSDIPNNRIIRWDEETGAVSNYRKPSDYANGATRDRQGRLIHCEHGGRRVIRTEYDGSITVLMDRFEGKRLNSPNDVVVKSDGSIWFTDPPFGLMSDYEGHKAPSEIGQNVYRIDGETLQPTIVADDVLGPNGLCFSPDEKLLYVVESRGAPNRKILAYDVSADGTTITNKRVLIDAGPGTPDGMRCDIDGNLWCGWGMGNAELDGVFVFAPDGDLIGRISLPERCANLCFGGLKRNRLFMASSQSIYALYVNTQGAVGG, encoded by the coding sequence ATGTCCGATATAAAACCGTGCCGCGGCTGGCAGCCGGCCAGTTACTATCCCGACCCCGCAATCCAGGCGGTCGATCCGCGTTTCGAGAAATACTGGATCAAGCTCGCCGCCATCGAGCGCATCGCCACCGGGCTGCGCTGGGCGGAGGGACCGGTATGGGTTGGCGATGGCCGCTATCTGCTCTGCAGCGATATTCCCAACAACCGTATCATCCGGTGGGATGAGGAGACCGGCGCGGTCAGCAACTATCGAAAACCCTCCGACTACGCCAACGGCGCCACCCGCGACCGCCAGGGCCGGCTGATCCATTGCGAGCACGGCGGCCGCCGCGTGATCCGCACCGAATATGACGGAAGCATTACCGTGCTGATGGACCGCTTCGAGGGCAAGCGGCTCAACTCGCCGAACGACGTGGTGGTGAAATCGGACGGCTCGATCTGGTTCACCGATCCGCCATTCGGCCTGATGAGCGATTACGAAGGCCACAAGGCGCCGTCCGAGATCGGGCAGAACGTCTATCGGATCGATGGCGAGACGTTGCAGCCGACCATCGTCGCCGACGACGTGCTCGGCCCCAACGGGCTGTGCTTCTCGCCCGATGAAAAGCTGCTGTACGTCGTCGAATCTCGCGGCGCGCCGAACCGCAAGATTCTGGCCTATGACGTCAGCGCGGACGGTACCACGATCACGAACAAGCGCGTGCTGATCGATGCGGGCCCAGGCACGCCGGACGGCATGCGTTGCGACATCGATGGCAATTTGTGGTGCGGCTGGGGCATGGGCAATGCCGAGCTCGACGGCGTCTTCGTGTTCGCGCCCGACGGCGATCTGATCGGCCGCATCAGCCTGCCCGAACGCTGCGCCAATCTGTGTTTCGGCGGGCTCAAGCGCAACCGGCTGTTCATGGCGTCGAGCCAGTCGATCTACGCGCTCTATGTCAACACCCAGGGGGCGGTGGGAGGATGA